Proteins encoded within one genomic window of Agelaius phoeniceus isolate bAgePho1 chromosome Z, bAgePho1.hap1, whole genome shotgun sequence:
- the RIC1 gene encoding guanine nucleotide exchange factor subunit RIC1 isoform X5 encodes MYVRGSPHLKGTPHYKEEQCAPSLNLEMKKVLDLQASITSLQSMLEDLLVATADGFLHLIHWDGMTNGRKAINLCTVPFSVDLQSSRAGSLMGFEDVYIRDMEYCATLDGFAVVFNDGRVGFITPMSSRFTAEQLHGVWAQDVVDGTCVAVNNKYRLMAFGCANGSVQVYTIDTTTGAMQFSHKLELTPKQYPDIWNKTGPVKLIRWSPDSCVVMVTWECGGLSLWSVFGAQLICTLGGDFAYQSDGAKKDPLKIRSMTWGSEGYHLWVIDGSSSSNMKPERNANNEAQQFGILQFQFIKSALTVNPCMSNQEQVLLQGEDRLYLNCGDAAQTQSPRNTLAHSEHNHTRERGPFSDGSLDSQGLSTLLGHRHWHVVQIHSTYLESNWPIRFSAIDKLGQNVAVVGKFGFAHYSLLTKKWKLFGNITQEQTMMVTGGLAWWNDFIVLACYNLNDHQEELRIYLRTSNLDNAFAHITKVQANTLLLSVFRDIVILFRADCSICLYSIERRSEGLNPTASIQILQEVSMSRYIPHPFLVVSVTLTSVRTETGITLKMPQQACEAESIMLNLAGQLIMLQRDRSGPQIRDKDNNPNQRKHLPFCAPVVLAQSVENVWTTCRINKQKRHLLEALWLSCGGAGMKVWLPLFPRDHRKPHSFLSRRIMLPFHINIYPLAVLFEDALVLGAVNDTVLYDCLYTQTSAREHLEVLFPFSIVERTSQIYLHHILRQLLVRNLGEQALLLAHSCATLPYFPHVLELMLHEVLEEEATSREPIPDPLLPTVAKFITEFPLFLQTVVHCARKTEYALWNYLFAAVGNPKDLFEECLMAQDLDTAASYLIILQNMEVPAVSRQHATLLFNTALEQGKWDLCRHMIRFLKAIGSGETETPPTTPTTQEPSSSSGFEFFRHRSISLSQSAENLHSKFNLTKTLSMPSGPSGKRWSKDSDCAENMYIDMMLWRHARRLLEEIKLKDLGCFAAQLGFELIGWLCKERARAARVEDFVCALKKLHKDFLWPFPVIPASSINSPFKNGKYKTAVGEQLLKSQSTDTFVNMEMDTGISNTPRSRSWLGTICSSQREIDTVSSHGPHMQDAFLSPLLSKVFLIGDECSIGSATDLTETSSMVDGDWTMVDENFSSLSLTQSELEQLSLELASKGPHKSQVQLRYLLHIFMEAGCLDWCVVIGLILRESSVINQVFSIMQSSDIDGEICQNIKTGLDAVDKWASTDCPGYKPFLSIIKPQIQKLNEIVEEQVQPEAFQPVNPSKVPEQANPRAEESRTSSSHGTNPQSDAGSSNASRHEEDKAKTEDEDSFQEGSYDCVVS; translated from the exons AGGAAGCCCGCACCTGAAGGGAACCCCACATTATAAGGAAGAGCAATGTGCTCCTTCATTAAATCTAGAAATGAAGAAAGTGCTGGACTTGCAAGCCTCTATCACAAG TTTGCAGTCCATGTTAGAAGATCTACTTGTGGCTACtgctgatggatttctccatcTCATTCACTGGGATGGGATGACCAATGGGAGGAAGGCCATCAACCTATGTACAGTTCCATTTTCTGTAGATCTGCAGTCTTCCCGAG CAGGTTCACTTATGGGATTTGAAGATGTTTACATCAGAGATATGGAATACTGTGCCACGCTTGATggctttgctgttgtttttaatgATGGCAGAGTTGGTTTCATTACACCGATGTCAAGTAGATTCACTGCTGAG CAGCTCCATGGTGTTTGGGCACAAGATGTAGTTGATGGAACTTGTGTGGCAGTGAATAACAAATACAGGCTAATGGCGTTTGGATGTGCCAA TGGCTCTGTGCAGGTTTATACAATAGATACCACCACTGGCGCCATGCAGTTTTCTCATAAATTGGAACTGACACCAAAACAATATCCTG ATATTTGGAATAAAACAGGACCCGTTAAACTAATCAGATGGTCACCTGATAGCTGTGTTGTGATGGTGACCTGGGAATGTGGAGGTTTGTCCTTATGGAGTGTTTTTGGTGCTCAGCTTATCTGTACTTTAGGAGGCGATTTTGC GTATCAATCTGATGGTGCCAAAAAGGACCCTCTAAAAATCCGTTCCATG ACCTGGGGATCAGAAGGGTATCATCTCTGGGTTATTGATGGGAGTTCTTCTTCAAACATGAAAcctgaaagaaatgcaaataatgAAGCTCAGCAGTTTGGTATTCTGCAGTTTCAGTTCATCAAGAGTGCACTCACTGTTAATCCTTGTATG AGTAACCAGGAGCAAGTCCTCCTTCAAGGAGAAGATCGCTTATATTTGAACTGTGGAGATGCAGCACAGACTCAGAGTCCCAGAAATACTTTGGCACACTCTGAACATAACCACACCAGGGAAAGAGGCCCATTTTCAGATGGCAGTTTAGATTCTCAGGGTTTAAGCACTTTACTAGGACACCGGCATTGGCATGTTGTACAG attcaTAGTACATATCTAGAGAGCAACTGGCCTATAAGG TTTTCAGCTATTGACAAGCTTGGACAGAATGTAGCTGTTGTTGGCAAGTTTGGTTTTGCACATTATTCTTTACTCACCAAAAAATGGAAGCTGTTTGGAAACATTACCCAG GAGCAAACTATGATGGTAACAGGTGGCTTAGCATGGTGGAATGACTTCATTGTTCTTGCATGTTATAATTTAAATGATCACCAGGAAGAG CTGAGAATCTACCTGCGAACGTCTAACCTTGACAACGCGTTTGCTCACATCACCAAAGTGCAGGCAAACACGTTACTACTGAGTGTCTTCCGGGACATTGTGATATTGTTCAGAGCAGATTGTTCCATTTGCCTTTACAGTATTGAGAGACGGTCTGAGGG TCTTAATCCTACTGCCAGTATCCAAATTCTTCAAGAAGTATCCATGTCTCGGTACATTCCTCATCCTTTTCTTGTAGTGTCTGTTACGTTGACATCAGTGAGAACAGAGACTGGCATCACCTTGAAGATGCCTCAGCAG GCTTGTGAAGCTGAAAGTATTATGCTTAACTTAGCAGGACAACTTATCATGTTGCAAAGGGATCGATCTGGACCCCAGATACGAGATAAAGATAATAATCCTAATCAAAGAAAGCAT cTGCCTTTTTGTGCTCCAGTTGTCCTAGCCCAGTCTGTTGAAAATGTATGGACTACTTGCAGGATTAACAAACAGAAACGCCACTTACTGGAGGCTCTGTGGCTCAGCTGTGGTGGGGCAGGTATGAAAGTCTGGCTTCCCCTGTTTCCCAGAGATCATCGAAAACCGCATTCCTTTCTGTCAAGACGGATCATGCTGCCTTTCCACATCAACATATACCCATTGGCTGTTTTGTTTGAAGATGCCTTGGTTCTTGGTGCTGTTAATGACACTGTGCTCTATGACTGTTTATACACTCAAACCAGTGCTAGAGAACACTTAGAGGTTCTCTTTCCGTTCTCCATTGTTGAGAGAACCTCTCAGATCTACCTCCATCACATTTTACGCCAGCTCTTGGTTAGGAACCTCGGTGAACAAGCCTTGCTTTTGGCCCACTCCTGTGCCACATTACCATACTTCCCTCATGTACTAGAACTGATGCTTCATGAAGTGCTGGAAGAAGAAGCTACCTCGCGGGAACCCATTCCCGACCCTCTCCTTCCCACTGTGGCGAAGTTCATTACAGAATTCCCCCTCTTCCTGCAGACAGTTGTTCATTGTGCTAGGAAGACAGAATATGCCCTGTGGAATTAcctttttgctgctgttggaaACCCGAAGGACTTATTTGAAGAGTGCTTAATGGCCCAGGACTTGGACACAGCTGCCTCTTACCTTATTATCCTACAG AATATGGAAGTTCCAGCAGTTAGCAGACAACATGCTACTCTCCTATTTAATACTGCCTTAGAGCAGGGAAAGTGGGATCTCTGTCGTCATATGATTAGATTTCTTAAAGCCATTGGCTCTGGAGAAACAGAAACACCCCCAACTACACCAACAACTCAG GAACCTAGTTCAAGTAGTGGTTTTGAATTCTTCAGGCACCGCAGCATTAGTTTATCCCAATCAGCGGAGAATCTCCATAGCAAATTTAATCTGACAAAGACACTGAGTATGCCCTCTGGCCCGTCTGGAAAAAG GTGGAGTAAAGACAGTGACTGTGCTGAGAACATGTACATTGACATGATGCTCTGGCGGCATGCTCGGCGTCTGCTGGAGGAAATCAAGCTGAAAGACCTTGGCTGCTTTGCTGCACAGTTGGGATTTGAGCTGATCGGCTGGTTGTGCAAGGAGCGAGCCAGAGCTGCCCGTGTGGAGGATTTTGTGTGTGCTTTGAAAAAGCTACACAAGGATTTCCTCTGGCCATTTCCAGTTATACCAGCTTCATCCATTAATTCACCTTTCAAGAATGGAAAGTACAAGACAG CTGTGGGGGAACAACTACTAAAATCTCAGTCTACAGACACCTTTGTAAACATGGAAATGGACACAGGGATTTCAAACACACCTCGCAGTCGTAGCTGGCTTGGTACTATCTGCTCTTCTCAGAGAGAGATTGATACTGTTTCATCTCATGGACCACACATGCAAGATGCATTCCTTTCTCCTTTGCTAAGTAAAG TGTTTTTGATAGGTGATGAATGCAGCATTGGTTCAGCAACGGACCTGACTGAAACAAGTTCTATGGTGGATGGAGACTGGACCATGGTGGATGAAAACTTCTCCAGTCTAAGTTTAACTCAGTCAGAGCTTGAGCAGCTCTCTCTAGAGCTGGCCAGTAAAGGGCCACACAAGTCACAGGTGCAGCTGCG GTATTTGCTACATATCTTCATGGAAGCAGGATGTCTGGATTGGTGTGTTGTCATAGGCCTTATTCTCAGAGAATCTTCAGTTATCAACCAGGTTTTCAGTATCATGCAGTCCTCTGATATTGATGGAGAAATCTGTCAGAATATTAAGACTGGCCTAGATGCTGTTGACAAGTGGGCTTCTACAGATTG CCCTGGGTACAAGCCATTTCTAAGTATCATCAAACCACAGATCCAGAAACTAAATGAAATAGTAGAAGAGCAAGTACAACCAGAAGCATTTCAGCCAGTGAATCCTTCTAAGGTTCCTGAACAAGCGAACCCAAGAGCTGAGGAAAGCAGGACTTCATCTAGCCATGGCACTAATCCTCAGAGTGATGCTGGAAGCAGCAATGCAAGCAGACATGAAGAGGACAAGGCTAAGACAGAGGATGAGGATTCATTCCAAGAAGGCAGTTATGACTGTGTTGTGTCTTAA
- the RIC1 gene encoding guanine nucleotide exchange factor subunit RIC1 isoform X6, with amino-acid sequence MYFLSGWPKRLLCPLESLERPLHIQTDPQRAFFAVLFPSQLSIWYCRPSVLIVSYKELSKAASQFGPYKQAEWRPDSTMIAVSTANGYILFFEIPSARDKYLYEPIYPKGSPHLKGTPHYKEEQCAPSLNLEMKKVLDLQASITSLQSMLEDLLVATADGFLHLIHWDGMTNGRKAINLCTVPFSVDLQSSRAGSLMGFEDVYIRDMEYCATLDGFAVVFNDGRVGFITPMSSRFTAEQLHGVWAQDVVDGTCVAVNNKYRLMAFGCANGSVQVYTIDTTTGAMQFSHKLELTPKQYPDIWNKTGPVKLIRWSPDSCVVMVTWECGGLSLWSVFGAQLICTLGGDFAYQSDGAKKDPLKIRSMTWGSEGYHLWVIDGSSSSNMKPERNANNEAQQFGILQFQFIKSALTVNPCMSNQEQVLLQGEDRLYLNCGDAAQTQSPRNTLAHSEHNHTRERGPFSDGSLDSQGLSTLLGHRHWHVVQIHSTYLESNWPIRFSAIDKLGQNVAVVGKFGFAHYSLLTKKWKLFGNITQEQTMMVTGGLAWWNDFIVLACYNLNDHQEELRIYLRTSNLDNAFAHITKVQANTLLLSVFRDIVILFRADCSICLYSIERRSEGLNPTASIQILQEVSMSRYIPHPFLVVSVTLTSVRTETGITLKMPQQACEAESIMLNLAGQLIMLQRDRSGPQIRDKDNNPNQRKHLPFCAPVVLAQSVENVWTTCRINKQKRHLLEALWLSCGGAGMKVWLPLFPRDHRKPHSFLSRRIMLPFHINIYPLAVLFEDALVLGAVNDTVLYDCLYTQTSAREHLEVLFPFSIVERTSQIYLHHILRQLLVRNLGEQALLLAHSCATLPYFPHVLELMLHEVLEEEATSREPIPDPLLPTVAKFITEFPLFLQTVVHCARKTEYALWNYLFAAVGNPKDLFEECLMAQDLDTAASYLIILQNMEVPAVSRQHATLLFNTALEQGKWDLCRHMIRFLKAIGSGETETPPTTPTTQEPSSSSGFEFFRHRSISLSQSAENLHSKFNLTKTLSMPSGPSGKRWSKDSDCAENMYIDMMLWRHARRLLEEIKLKDLGCFAAQLGFELIGWLCKERARAARVEDFVCALKKLHKDFLWPFPVIPASSINSPFKNGKYKTAVGEQLLKSQSTDTFVNMEMDTGISNTPRSRSWLGTICSSQREIDTVSSHGPHMQDAFLSPLLSKVSFFPYVSECF; translated from the exons AGGAAGCCCGCACCTGAAGGGAACCCCACATTATAAGGAAGAGCAATGTGCTCCTTCATTAAATCTAGAAATGAAGAAAGTGCTGGACTTGCAAGCCTCTATCACAAG TTTGCAGTCCATGTTAGAAGATCTACTTGTGGCTACtgctgatggatttctccatcTCATTCACTGGGATGGGATGACCAATGGGAGGAAGGCCATCAACCTATGTACAGTTCCATTTTCTGTAGATCTGCAGTCTTCCCGAG CAGGTTCACTTATGGGATTTGAAGATGTTTACATCAGAGATATGGAATACTGTGCCACGCTTGATggctttgctgttgtttttaatgATGGCAGAGTTGGTTTCATTACACCGATGTCAAGTAGATTCACTGCTGAG CAGCTCCATGGTGTTTGGGCACAAGATGTAGTTGATGGAACTTGTGTGGCAGTGAATAACAAATACAGGCTAATGGCGTTTGGATGTGCCAA TGGCTCTGTGCAGGTTTATACAATAGATACCACCACTGGCGCCATGCAGTTTTCTCATAAATTGGAACTGACACCAAAACAATATCCTG ATATTTGGAATAAAACAGGACCCGTTAAACTAATCAGATGGTCACCTGATAGCTGTGTTGTGATGGTGACCTGGGAATGTGGAGGTTTGTCCTTATGGAGTGTTTTTGGTGCTCAGCTTATCTGTACTTTAGGAGGCGATTTTGC GTATCAATCTGATGGTGCCAAAAAGGACCCTCTAAAAATCCGTTCCATG ACCTGGGGATCAGAAGGGTATCATCTCTGGGTTATTGATGGGAGTTCTTCTTCAAACATGAAAcctgaaagaaatgcaaataatgAAGCTCAGCAGTTTGGTATTCTGCAGTTTCAGTTCATCAAGAGTGCACTCACTGTTAATCCTTGTATG AGTAACCAGGAGCAAGTCCTCCTTCAAGGAGAAGATCGCTTATATTTGAACTGTGGAGATGCAGCACAGACTCAGAGTCCCAGAAATACTTTGGCACACTCTGAACATAACCACACCAGGGAAAGAGGCCCATTTTCAGATGGCAGTTTAGATTCTCAGGGTTTAAGCACTTTACTAGGACACCGGCATTGGCATGTTGTACAG attcaTAGTACATATCTAGAGAGCAACTGGCCTATAAGG TTTTCAGCTATTGACAAGCTTGGACAGAATGTAGCTGTTGTTGGCAAGTTTGGTTTTGCACATTATTCTTTACTCACCAAAAAATGGAAGCTGTTTGGAAACATTACCCAG GAGCAAACTATGATGGTAACAGGTGGCTTAGCATGGTGGAATGACTTCATTGTTCTTGCATGTTATAATTTAAATGATCACCAGGAAGAG CTGAGAATCTACCTGCGAACGTCTAACCTTGACAACGCGTTTGCTCACATCACCAAAGTGCAGGCAAACACGTTACTACTGAGTGTCTTCCGGGACATTGTGATATTGTTCAGAGCAGATTGTTCCATTTGCCTTTACAGTATTGAGAGACGGTCTGAGGG TCTTAATCCTACTGCCAGTATCCAAATTCTTCAAGAAGTATCCATGTCTCGGTACATTCCTCATCCTTTTCTTGTAGTGTCTGTTACGTTGACATCAGTGAGAACAGAGACTGGCATCACCTTGAAGATGCCTCAGCAG GCTTGTGAAGCTGAAAGTATTATGCTTAACTTAGCAGGACAACTTATCATGTTGCAAAGGGATCGATCTGGACCCCAGATACGAGATAAAGATAATAATCCTAATCAAAGAAAGCAT cTGCCTTTTTGTGCTCCAGTTGTCCTAGCCCAGTCTGTTGAAAATGTATGGACTACTTGCAGGATTAACAAACAGAAACGCCACTTACTGGAGGCTCTGTGGCTCAGCTGTGGTGGGGCAGGTATGAAAGTCTGGCTTCCCCTGTTTCCCAGAGATCATCGAAAACCGCATTCCTTTCTGTCAAGACGGATCATGCTGCCTTTCCACATCAACATATACCCATTGGCTGTTTTGTTTGAAGATGCCTTGGTTCTTGGTGCTGTTAATGACACTGTGCTCTATGACTGTTTATACACTCAAACCAGTGCTAGAGAACACTTAGAGGTTCTCTTTCCGTTCTCCATTGTTGAGAGAACCTCTCAGATCTACCTCCATCACATTTTACGCCAGCTCTTGGTTAGGAACCTCGGTGAACAAGCCTTGCTTTTGGCCCACTCCTGTGCCACATTACCATACTTCCCTCATGTACTAGAACTGATGCTTCATGAAGTGCTGGAAGAAGAAGCTACCTCGCGGGAACCCATTCCCGACCCTCTCCTTCCCACTGTGGCGAAGTTCATTACAGAATTCCCCCTCTTCCTGCAGACAGTTGTTCATTGTGCTAGGAAGACAGAATATGCCCTGTGGAATTAcctttttgctgctgttggaaACCCGAAGGACTTATTTGAAGAGTGCTTAATGGCCCAGGACTTGGACACAGCTGCCTCTTACCTTATTATCCTACAG AATATGGAAGTTCCAGCAGTTAGCAGACAACATGCTACTCTCCTATTTAATACTGCCTTAGAGCAGGGAAAGTGGGATCTCTGTCGTCATATGATTAGATTTCTTAAAGCCATTGGCTCTGGAGAAACAGAAACACCCCCAACTACACCAACAACTCAG GAACCTAGTTCAAGTAGTGGTTTTGAATTCTTCAGGCACCGCAGCATTAGTTTATCCCAATCAGCGGAGAATCTCCATAGCAAATTTAATCTGACAAAGACACTGAGTATGCCCTCTGGCCCGTCTGGAAAAAG GTGGAGTAAAGACAGTGACTGTGCTGAGAACATGTACATTGACATGATGCTCTGGCGGCATGCTCGGCGTCTGCTGGAGGAAATCAAGCTGAAAGACCTTGGCTGCTTTGCTGCACAGTTGGGATTTGAGCTGATCGGCTGGTTGTGCAAGGAGCGAGCCAGAGCTGCCCGTGTGGAGGATTTTGTGTGTGCTTTGAAAAAGCTACACAAGGATTTCCTCTGGCCATTTCCAGTTATACCAGCTTCATCCATTAATTCACCTTTCAAGAATGGAAAGTACAAGACAG CTGTGGGGGAACAACTACTAAAATCTCAGTCTACAGACACCTTTGTAAACATGGAAATGGACACAGGGATTTCAAACACACCTCGCAGTCGTAGCTGGCTTGGTACTATCTGCTCTTCTCAGAGAGAGATTGATACTGTTTCATCTCATGGACCACACATGCAAGATGCATTCCTTTCTCCTTTGCTAAGTAAAG tttcttttttcccttatgTTTCTGAGTGTTTTTGA